Proteins from one Geomonas agri genomic window:
- a CDS encoding peptidylprolyl isomerase, which translates to MHFSKTAAILFIALSVAVTGCKKQEGATEAKQEGPGKGIVIAEVNGASITDKDFYKEQAALPPQLKPMTETPEGKKEMVDTMVVRELILQQAAKDGIDKSPEVAAKLEDLKRRVIVEAFLKKKIEESAKVSDTDMQDYYNKNKDKFKSDAQIRASHILVKSEVQAKEIEKQLKGGASFEDLAKKNSIDGAAAKGGDLGWFSKGSMIPDFEKVAFGLKDGETSGIVKTQFGYHIIKKTGSRPAGVRSLDEVKDEIKAALAPAKQQEIFKALKDDLKKQAKITVKEDALKELGNDGPKGGAAQPGEAAQPAKAK; encoded by the coding sequence GTGCACTTCAGCAAAACCGCCGCAATACTTTTCATCGCACTCAGCGTCGCCGTCACCGGCTGCAAAAAGCAGGAGGGTGCCACCGAGGCGAAACAGGAAGGCCCGGGTAAGGGAATCGTCATCGCCGAGGTGAACGGCGCCAGCATCACCGACAAGGACTTCTACAAGGAGCAGGCTGCCCTGCCGCCCCAGCTCAAGCCGATGACCGAGACCCCGGAAGGAAAGAAGGAAATGGTCGACACCATGGTGGTGCGCGAACTGATCCTGCAGCAGGCCGCCAAGGACGGCATCGACAAGAGCCCGGAAGTGGCTGCCAAGCTCGAGGACCTGAAAAGGCGCGTCATCGTCGAGGCTTTCCTCAAGAAGAAGATCGAGGAGTCCGCCAAGGTCAGTGACACCGATATGCAGGACTACTACAACAAGAACAAGGACAAGTTCAAAAGCGACGCACAGATCAGGGCCAGCCACATCCTGGTCAAGTCCGAGGTACAGGCCAAGGAGATTGAGAAGCAGCTGAAAGGCGGTGCGAGCTTCGAGGATCTCGCCAAGAAGAACTCCATTGACGGCGCGGCCGCCAAAGGTGGCGATCTCGGCTGGTTCAGCAAAGGCTCCATGATCCCCGACTTCGAGAAAGTTGCTTTCGGTCTTAAAGACGGCGAGACCTCCGGGATCGTGAAGACCCAGTTCGGCTACCACATCATCAAGAAGACCGGTTCCCGTCCGGCCGGCGTCCGCTCCCTGGACGAGGTGAAGGACGAGATCAAGGCGGCCCTGGCACCTGCCAAGCAGCAGGAGATCTTCAAGGCGCTCAAGGACGACCTGAAGAAGCAGGCTAAGATTACCGTCAAGGAAGACGCCCTGAAGGAACTCGGCAACGACGGCCCGAAGGGGGGCGCAGCCCAGCCGGGCGAGGCAGCCCAGCCGGCAAAGGCCAAGTAG
- a CDS encoding DnaJ C-terminal domain-containing protein — protein MAQRDYYEVLGLKKGASADEIKRAYRKLAVKYHPDKNPGDKQAEERFKEINEAYAVLSDPKKKEQFDQFGSTDFHQRFSQEDIFRNFNVDDMFRDQGFGTDDIFSRIFGDAMRRQRGGGRGRPMAAKGEDFSMEIQVTFRDAYDGAEKRVAFMRDGAREELSVKIPAGIESGARLRVAGRGAPGRMGGPAGDLYLSVTVGTDALFQREGADIVLNHEVRFSQAVLGGNIEVPTMEGTKRLKIPAGIQSGTKVRLKGLGFPVLGAQTRGDMYVRIAVHVPEKLTTRQRELVEQLAAEGL, from the coding sequence ATGGCGCAGAGAGATTATTACGAAGTACTGGGACTCAAGAAAGGCGCCTCGGCCGACGAAATCAAGCGGGCCTACCGCAAACTCGCGGTCAAGTATCACCCGGACAAGAACCCGGGCGACAAGCAGGCCGAAGAGCGCTTCAAGGAGATCAACGAGGCGTACGCGGTCCTGTCCGACCCGAAAAAGAAAGAGCAGTTCGACCAGTTCGGCTCCACCGATTTCCACCAGCGCTTCTCGCAGGAGGATATCTTCAGGAACTTCAACGTCGACGACATGTTCCGCGACCAGGGGTTCGGGACCGATGACATCTTCTCCCGCATCTTCGGCGACGCCATGCGGCGCCAGCGCGGCGGCGGTCGCGGCCGTCCCATGGCCGCCAAGGGAGAGGACTTCTCTATGGAGATCCAGGTCACCTTCCGGGATGCCTACGATGGGGCCGAAAAAAGGGTGGCCTTCATGCGCGACGGCGCCCGCGAAGAGCTGTCGGTCAAGATCCCCGCAGGGATCGAGAGCGGCGCGCGGCTTCGGGTGGCAGGGCGTGGCGCACCGGGGCGTATGGGCGGACCGGCCGGCGACCTCTACCTCTCGGTGACGGTGGGGACCGACGCCCTGTTCCAGCGCGAGGGCGCCGACATCGTGCTCAACCACGAGGTGCGCTTCTCCCAGGCGGTGCTCGGTGGCAACATCGAGGTGCCGACCATGGAGGGGACCAAGAGGCTCAAGATCCCCGCCGGTATCCAGTCCGGCACCAAGGTGCGCCTGAAGGGGCTGGGGTTCCCGGTGCTCGGGGCGCAGACACGCGGCGACATGTACGTGAGGATCGCGGTGCACGTGCCGGAAAAACTGACGACGCGTCAGCGCGAACTGGTGGAGCAGTTGGCGGCCGAAGGGCTCTAA
- the mfd gene encoding transcription-repair coupling factor: MTMPQAQYLKRLNEKLTAPTCQVSVTGLEGSAPAYLLSRLADNGAPPLVVLTADQESADEIARELRFFTARPEAVLPFPAWDVTPFEAASPHPDLVGERLNALVRLLDVNARAVVLPVASALQRVIPRGTLGGVCQYLVAGEELERDGLVEKLVKLGYSHVPLVEDRGTFSVRGGILDIFPPDREQPVRIEFFGDTVETMRLFDPVSQRSLEPIDELVLLPSREVILSEQVVKDLAPRLKRRCDHLGIGADRRRELLEQLQHAIYPPGVEFLQPLFHPQLETILDYVGADAVRVLVDPDAIADALQRFGEDLDSAAKRAELRDAIVCDPAELYLSARDLETALAGGRRLEFPRLEIEGEGGEKLRVACSGNQDLKLDTNPEGERVLAPLTEKMVTWIAAGNRVLIPCHQAGQARRLYELLSHYRLPLEHSQDSFLTASARPAGRVEILIGEISRGFRLEEERLVVIAEEEIFGKRVKRRGLSEARKKQLLTSLAELKPGDHMVHIDFGVALYRGLQHLSLTGMEGDFLLLEYAGGDKLYLPVDRINLVQRYVGAEGIEPRLDRLGGAGWEKAKAKARAEIQEMAAELLKIHAAREVQEGYRFAPADDMYRAFEASFAFEETPDQAAAIDQVIADMESPRPMDRLVCGDVGYGKTEVAMRAAFKATLDGKQVAILVPTTVLAQQHAESFAARLKDYPVRVEMLSRFRTPQQQKQILEGVKKGEVDIVIGTHRLLQKDVVFKDLGLLIVDEEQRFGVAHKERLKQFRAVVDILTLTATPIPRTLYMSLMGIRDLSIIDTPPVDRLAIKTFVSRSSDELIREAVLRELRRGGQVFFVHNRVQSIGAMADELRRIVPEAKIAVGHGQMAEKELEQVMLSFMHGEANLLLCTTIIESGLDIPTANTLIVNRADTFGLSQLYQLRGRVGRSKTRAYAYLLIPGEGSISSDARERLKIIQELTELGAGFRIATHDLEIRGAGDLLGARQSGDIAAVGFELYTELLDEAVRTLKGEALPERVEPEIKLKVPAFIPEDYVRDPNQRLLIYKKLTQPADEAEVDDIREELADRFGPLPVAALYLLEVMRLRVALKRLLVKEIEFSGNELSLAFHERTPVSPDAITGLLRKEKGKYRFTPDFRLYVRVADGSFDGVLAEARNVLKCLV, translated from the coding sequence ATGACCATGCCCCAAGCGCAGTACCTGAAACGGCTCAACGAGAAACTGACTGCCCCCACCTGCCAGGTGAGTGTTACCGGGCTGGAGGGATCGGCGCCGGCCTACCTGCTGTCGCGACTTGCCGATAACGGTGCCCCCCCGCTGGTGGTGCTCACTGCCGACCAGGAGAGCGCCGACGAGATCGCACGCGAGCTGCGCTTCTTCACCGCCCGCCCGGAAGCAGTGCTCCCGTTTCCTGCCTGGGACGTAACCCCTTTCGAGGCCGCTTCGCCACACCCGGACCTGGTCGGGGAGCGCCTGAACGCCTTGGTGCGCCTCTTGGACGTGAATGCCCGGGCGGTGGTGCTCCCGGTGGCGAGCGCCCTGCAGCGCGTGATACCACGCGGGACCTTGGGCGGGGTGTGCCAGTACCTGGTGGCCGGCGAGGAGCTGGAGCGCGACGGGCTGGTCGAGAAGCTGGTCAAGCTGGGCTATTCCCACGTCCCCCTGGTCGAGGACCGGGGCACCTTCTCGGTGCGCGGCGGCATCCTGGACATCTTCCCCCCCGACCGGGAGCAGCCGGTGCGTATCGAGTTCTTCGGCGATACCGTCGAGACCATGCGCCTCTTCGACCCGGTCTCCCAGCGCTCGCTGGAACCGATCGACGAGCTGGTGCTGCTCCCCTCCCGCGAGGTGATCCTCTCCGAGCAGGTGGTGAAGGACCTGGCCCCGCGGCTCAAGCGCCGCTGCGACCATCTGGGCATCGGTGCCGACCGGCGCCGCGAACTCCTGGAGCAGCTGCAACACGCCATCTACCCCCCCGGGGTTGAGTTCCTGCAGCCCCTGTTCCACCCGCAGCTGGAGACCATCCTCGACTACGTCGGCGCGGACGCGGTCCGCGTCCTGGTCGATCCCGACGCCATCGCCGACGCGCTGCAACGCTTCGGGGAGGACCTGGACAGCGCCGCCAAACGGGCCGAATTGCGTGACGCCATCGTCTGCGACCCCGCCGAGCTCTACCTCTCGGCGCGGGACCTGGAAACCGCCCTCGCCGGCGGGCGCCGCCTCGAGTTCCCCCGCCTGGAAATCGAGGGGGAAGGGGGCGAGAAACTCCGGGTCGCCTGCTCGGGCAACCAGGACCTGAAGCTGGACACCAACCCGGAAGGGGAGCGCGTGCTGGCCCCCCTGACCGAAAAGATGGTGACCTGGATCGCGGCGGGGAACCGCGTGCTGATCCCCTGCCACCAGGCCGGGCAGGCGCGCAGGCTCTACGAGCTCCTCTCGCACTACCGCCTCCCCCTAGAGCACTCCCAGGACTCGTTCCTTACCGCTTCCGCCCGCCCCGCAGGTCGGGTCGAGATCCTGATTGGGGAGATTTCCCGCGGCTTCCGCCTGGAAGAAGAGCGCCTGGTGGTGATCGCCGAGGAGGAGATCTTCGGCAAGAGGGTAAAGCGGCGCGGCCTGTCCGAGGCGCGCAAAAAGCAGCTCCTCACTTCGCTCGCCGAGTTGAAGCCGGGCGACCACATGGTGCACATCGACTTCGGCGTCGCCCTGTACCGGGGGCTGCAGCACTTAAGCCTCACCGGCATGGAGGGGGATTTCCTACTCCTCGAGTACGCCGGTGGCGACAAACTCTACCTCCCGGTGGACCGCATCAACCTGGTGCAACGCTACGTGGGCGCCGAGGGGATCGAGCCGCGGCTGGACCGCCTGGGGGGCGCCGGTTGGGAAAAGGCCAAGGCCAAGGCCCGCGCCGAGATCCAGGAGATGGCGGCGGAACTGTTGAAGATCCACGCCGCCCGCGAGGTCCAGGAGGGGTACCGCTTCGCCCCGGCCGACGACATGTACCGCGCCTTCGAGGCATCCTTCGCCTTCGAGGAAACCCCCGACCAGGCCGCCGCCATCGATCAGGTCATCGCCGATATGGAGAGCCCGCGCCCCATGGACCGCCTGGTCTGCGGCGACGTCGGCTACGGAAAAACCGAGGTGGCCATGCGCGCCGCCTTCAAGGCAACCCTGGACGGCAAGCAGGTGGCGATCCTGGTCCCCACCACGGTGCTCGCCCAGCAGCATGCCGAGAGCTTCGCGGCCCGCCTCAAGGATTACCCGGTACGGGTCGAGATGCTGTCCCGCTTCCGCACCCCACAGCAACAAAAACAGATCCTCGAGGGGGTGAAGAAGGGAGAGGTCGACATCGTGATCGGCACCCATCGCCTGCTGCAAAAGGACGTGGTCTTCAAGGACCTGGGGCTGTTGATCGTGGACGAGGAGCAGCGCTTCGGCGTGGCCCACAAAGAAAGGCTCAAGCAGTTCCGGGCCGTGGTGGACATCCTCACCCTGACCGCGACCCCGATCCCGCGCACCCTGTACATGTCGCTCATGGGGATCCGGGACCTCTCCATCATCGACACGCCGCCGGTGGACCGGCTCGCCATCAAGACCTTCGTCTCCCGCTCGTCCGACGAACTGATCCGCGAGGCGGTGCTCAGGGAGCTCAGGCGCGGCGGCCAGGTCTTCTTCGTGCACAACCGGGTGCAGTCCATCGGCGCCATGGCTGACGAGCTCAGGCGCATCGTCCCGGAGGCGAAGATCGCCGTGGGGCACGGACAGATGGCGGAGAAGGAACTGGAGCAGGTCATGCTCTCCTTCATGCACGGCGAAGCGAACCTCCTTTTGTGCACCACCATCATCGAGAGCGGCCTGGACATACCCACCGCCAACACGCTCATCGTAAACCGTGCCGACACCTTCGGTTTGTCCCAGCTCTACCAGCTGCGCGGCAGGGTCGGCCGCTCCAAGACCCGCGCCTACGCCTACCTGCTGATCCCAGGGGAAGGATCCATCTCCTCCGATGCCCGCGAGCGGCTGAAGATCATCCAGGAGCTGACCGAACTCGGGGCGGGCTTCCGTATCGCCACCCACGACCTCGAGATCCGCGGTGCCGGGGACCTGTTGGGGGCACGCCAAAGCGGCGACATCGCGGCGGTCGGCTTCGAACTCTACACCGAGCTCCTCGACGAGGCGGTGCGCACACTCAAGGGAGAGGCGCTTCCCGAGCGGGTGGAGCCGGAGATCAAGCTCAAGGTGCCGGCTTTCATCCCGGAGGATTACGTCCGGGACCCGAACCAGCGCCTGCTCATCTACAAGAAGCTCACCCAGCCCGCCGACGAGGCGGAGGTGGACGACATCCGCGAAGAGTTGGCCGATCGCTTCGGGCCACTACCGGTCGCGGCGCTCTATCTCCTGGAGGTTATGCGCCTGCGCGTCGCCCTGAAACGGCTCCTGGTGAAGGAGATCGAGTTCTCCGGCAACGAGCTCTCGCTCGCCTTCCACGAGAGGACGCCGGTGTCACCGGACGCCATCACCGGTCTGCTGCGGAAAGAGAAGGGAAAATACAGGTTTACACCGGACTTCCGGTTGTACGTACGGGTCGCCGACGGCTCGTTCGACGGGGTGCTGGCGGAAGCCAGAAATGTCTTGAAATGCCTAGTCTGA
- a CDS encoding peptidylprolyl isomerase produces MAAHRESNMVKIITACSMLALLAVTPSFATTKPISSIAAIVNDEVITTADVDKEYTQLQKEAEKLPVPERTATRSTALNRLVDRKLVEQKIRELDIKVSDEDVRLAIEDVKKQNNLTQEALEQALAGQGLTVLQYKVQLKEQLERMRLMSQEVRSKIQVGEREISEYYEAHRADYGGSETFHARHIFFKLDPNGSAEQTAKTRKLAEEVLAKARSGENFVDLAKKYSQDPAAAKNGGDLGTFKKSDMLAEIGNTVAAMKPGEVSSLVASPAGLHIIKLEEKSQEKGRPFTEVKESIEEQLYRKKSEDRFNQWVKDLRNAASIDIKQP; encoded by the coding sequence CTGGCGGCCCACAGAGAGAGCAACATGGTCAAGATCATCACGGCCTGCAGCATGCTGGCCCTCCTCGCAGTCACTCCGAGCTTTGCCACCACCAAACCGATCAGCAGCATTGCCGCCATCGTCAACGACGAGGTGATCACCACCGCCGACGTCGACAAGGAGTACACACAGTTGCAGAAGGAAGCCGAAAAGCTCCCCGTGCCTGAAAGGACCGCGACGAGGAGCACGGCCCTGAATCGTCTGGTGGACCGCAAGCTGGTTGAACAGAAGATCCGCGAACTCGACATCAAAGTCAGCGACGAGGACGTGCGCTTGGCCATCGAAGATGTCAAGAAGCAGAACAACCTGACCCAGGAAGCGCTGGAGCAGGCGCTGGCCGGCCAGGGGCTCACCGTCTTGCAGTACAAGGTGCAGCTCAAGGAGCAGTTGGAACGCATGCGGCTCATGAGCCAGGAGGTGCGGTCCAAGATCCAGGTAGGCGAGCGCGAGATAAGTGAGTACTACGAAGCGCACCGCGCCGATTACGGCGGCAGCGAGACCTTCCACGCCCGCCATATTTTCTTCAAGTTGGACCCGAACGGAAGCGCAGAGCAGACCGCCAAGACCCGCAAGCTCGCCGAAGAAGTGCTGGCCAAAGCGCGCAGTGGAGAGAATTTCGTCGATCTTGCCAAGAAGTACTCGCAGGACCCTGCAGCGGCCAAGAATGGCGGCGACCTGGGCACCTTCAAGAAAAGCGACATGCTCGCCGAGATCGGCAACACCGTTGCCGCAATGAAACCCGGCGAGGTAAGCTCGCTGGTGGCAAGCCCGGCCGGGCTGCACATCATCAAGCTGGAAGAAAAAAGCCAGGAGAAAGGGCGTCCCTTCACGGAAGTGAAGGAGTCCATCGAGGAGCAGCTGTACCGGAAAAAATCCGAGGACCGCTTCAACCAGTGGGTCAAGGACTTGCGCAACGCCGCCAGCATCGACATAAAGCAGCCCTAG